The genomic region TTTTGTTTAACAAATAAAGTAGTTGGATAAAAGCAgttttagatgaaaacatgttttatctccagaataactttcatcaagtgaggatcctcgatcaactcacgtccttcataggtttcaagattaggggcaaagagggaataagcaagacaggtcctgtacgtcaagaaagattcatgtgtcgTCCATgatcgtggacacggctattcgaatagttttacactctgcagaggttgtacactttacccacacgacacaatcctgacttgttgccaccagtggccgctggcgtagtacaccatttggtataccggcagggagattgtgacgaggtctttcaTTAGACCACACTTACTGTGCCAAGCCCACTAGGTTTCAACACGGAAGTAACTGCAGTTCACAGTCCGGGCCCCCCTTTTGTGTcgaggatactcctcgcaaggcagctatcccatctgcggtacagcgatgacgacaataagagtgaactaactaattaaccaagccagtgcccatatagcatgtggctgtactgttatcacaatcttcaaatccaagacttattaggcctcatatggcacggacgactgattgcccccttcaactcGTGAAGGGCGGCCAgtcgctccttcaatccttgattcagctgtcgctcgcgccagtattcagatggtaagtttcacccagagtagaagaggatagagaaggtcaacaagggCCAACAGGCCTAGCTCAGCGTTAAGTTTCAACTGTCAATGACTTAGAGGTCATTCAACAAGGCACCTATAGggtgataagcatggctaagcatttctactctacgGGAACCTTATACTTCTACTCAGGTGTCAAGTAaataggcgacaagcggatcaaggtaatgtgtcaattgacacgctagctacgagaattaaaatagcatgcacatagtaacaataaaactcaatgcaattttgcaaaccataggataagtatgatcaaagaaggaggcatgcctttgTTGTCGAGTCCCCAGTTTCCTTCTTCCTCGTAGTGCTCCTCTCCCGTACCGTCGCCTCCTACTCGTAGTAACGGCGAAGcacaataaataacaagcaataaaatccaaataacatccaaatGAAATAACAATAAAGGAAGGATTGGTAGAAAGATGTGGATGGATATGGAGATTTCGAAGGAGGTAGATCGATTGATGATGAGTAGAGGGATTGAATGGATTGGTTGGGTATAGGTTTATCCGGACTAAGTAAAACTCGGCCATCATGTCTATCGTTCTAAATAGCATTACGCTAACTGAACTTTAATAGTGCCCAATACAAATACTTAGGCGAACTATAAAGAAAAGACAAAATAATAACTGACGTGACATAAACACAAAACAATAACTATCCTATGCATTTGAACGACACGACTCAACATAGCATGGCAATACAAATTTACCCACAAATCAATATTTAGATAAAATCTACTATTTATAATGGTTAAAACATTAACTATAGAATTTAACAACAAGCATCTTAAAAGTCAACCAAGCTACTTCCTAAACAAACTAGTTAGGTTACAAAACATTACAATAGCACGACCTAAAGAAATGCTAGAACATAATAGACACAAATCATGTAGCACTAATTAAAATAATCTAGATATATATGAAGTAAATGGATCAACAATAATCTAGTCATAGcatgatcaactcttgtaacaaaaATCATGCACATGATATGACTCACAACACCACCTAGACTCAATCAAAATAATTTAAACAATAATTCTACAATCATTCCGAAACTAAACTGGAACATAAATATTGCTACGCATGACAATATTATCTAGAAAGTACGCATGCATATACTATGTTTATAAACAAATAAAAATTATCGCACTTCACTAACATGCATCAAAAATAATAATTGTAAAACTAGTTCTAGAAATTCTATGACCAATTCTAATATATCCTAGAATCACTCAACAATAATTAGGACAAACCCTAAGCATGCTATGGACATGACAATAAGACAAACAATTTTGCATGATTACTTACATAAAACATCATACGCACTTGATAAAAAATAACACAATTAAACATCTACTCAAACAAAACAATTAACTCGCTCCTAGCATCATCGAAACGGCCTATGGGTTTAGCATTGGTTTTGGGTCACCGAGTAGTCGTTGGAGATGGAACCGGTGGTGTTGAGCGAGCGAGCGCCGgtgcgcgtcgtcgtcgtcgtccgaacTCCGGTGATGAAAAGACGATGGTGGGTGACACTCTTGGTGATGGTGGAACACCGGGACGCGGGCGGACACGACAAACGGTCATCCGTTGACGACAACGTCGGCCCAAAAAGGTAGCAGCGGCACGGCGTCGTTGTGCGCGCGGCCAACAACAACAAACGGACGGGAAGAGATGTCTAGGAGGTAGGCTTGGCTAAAGGGATTCTGTTGGTGGGAGGAATTGGACTAGGATGCTCACCTTAGGCGATGGTAGTCGAAGAACAGTAGAGATGGGGCTGTATTGCGGGGTGGATTACGAGTGATTAGAAAGGAATTGGAGGATGGGATGATGGGGCTTTTATAGAGGTGCTCCTGGCGCACGTGGTGACGCGAAGGGTCTGCCCGATGGTAGCTGGAGGAGGGAGATCAGGAGGTGAATGCCATTGTTGGGCCAATAACTTCGTCAGTTACTTGCATGAGATTAAGCGCATCATGAGTGGAGCCATTAGACTGAACAGACTCGTCGTTGAGTGGGGAGTAATTCTTGTGTTGAACGGTGAAGAGATTAATGGGATTTGAAGGAAAAAGAAGAGGCAGCAGCCATGGCGTTTCTTCTCTGTTTGAGTGTACAGGTACGTGCACGTGCGtgcgggaggaaggaggagagccgAGCCGTCCGCTCGCTCACTCGGCTGGGCCGCTGGCCTGCTGGTTGGGCCTTGGGCCAAGTTTCTTTGGTGGCTGGACAATTAAAAAAATATATAGAGAAGAGATGGCCCAGTGCATACGTGGATGTGTGTGACCAATTTTGGTGCATACGTGCAATATGCCAACAATGGCTAGGCTAGGATGCACGTATTGGTTCAAGGACCAATAAAGAAAGAGAAATGAAaggagagagaagaaaagaaaatcaATATAATATAATATTGATTTCTTTTACTAGGATTGCTACAAGAGGAACAGAAACAATGACAACTTAAAAGTCTTCAAAAATCCAAGGAATCCAAGTAACAAAAATAGGCAAGAAGAACTTAAATGAAATATTACGAACAAATAAATCGACTCAGGATATTACGGAAAATATTTTCCACCTGACATGTGCTAAATTAATTCCAATCAACTTGGTATTAATTTGAGCAATCTCCAAAATATATAATTAAAGATTATGTTGCAACATCCCTTGgcttagaaagaaaaaaaattgaactcTCGAAAAAATCAGGATGTTACAGACCAggacctcctctgcctcctccatctCTATCGAATGCGCCATGATAACTCTCACCGACTCGGGCACACGCGCTGCGGGCATGGCGGCCGCCGGGGGGGCGGGGGAGGCGGAGGTTGGGGCCTGGCCTAGGCGGCCAGTGGCGGTGCGGGGTTGCCTGGCGGCATCCCGGCGCCTAAGATCACAAGAGCGTGAGTCGTGGTCGGACATGAGGTATTGGTGGCACCAGATGTCGTTGGTGCAGTCCAGCATGCGGTGGCGGTGGTCGAAGCAACGAAAGCAGAGCCCAGCGATCTCCTTCGGAGAAGGGCTACGCCGGCGCAGCGGCGGTGGGCTGGTAGCTGTCAGCATCGACCTCAACGCCGCCAGAGATGCGGTGCACCTCAAAGCAGAGGGTGCCGACATGGAGGGTCCCGCAGCCTGTGGAGCGAGGTAGGCGGCATGGAGGGTCCCGCAGCCCGTGGAGCGAGGTAGGCGGCCTGGAGGGTGCCGCAGCCTGTGGAGCGGGGGACGCCAGCAGCGCAGAGGGTGCCGGCATGGTACAGACGACGTTGTTGTACGAGCGCGTCGAGGACTCGCTCTCCGAGTCGATCCAGCGGTCACCAGAGGACACGCGGTCATCGGAGAGGGTCGCTTGGTGCTCGACAGGGTCAGTGCCGGGGGGCGCCATGgccagggggagggggaggggggctggGGAAGGGCCCGAAGGGGAAGAGGGCTACAGGCGGGGATTCGACGGCAACGAGGCTGGTGGGCTAGGCGGAGCTGGGAGCTGGGAGTCATTTTTGACTAACCCTTTTTGAGCGGGAGAGAATTGATCTTGTGCATTTGTCTCAGCCATGACTCGGTTAAGAAACTAGAAACATGATACTGTCCATTACCAATCTTATCCTCAGCCTAGATGTTCTAAGTTTCTTGTTCATTTTATATTGAAGTGTAGTGGTTTACTTCGTTCCTTCTTGAAGTAAATATAACATATCATTGGTTTACTTCTAGGTGCTTAGCTCTTGGTACCAAGAGAATGGCTCGCTTGAATGCCATCGTAAGATCTTTGCCCTCTGTGGAGACATTAGGATGCACAACGGTCATTTGCAGTGACAAAACTGGCACTCTTACGACAAACATGATGTCAGTGTCTAAGGTGAGTACTCCAGTTTACAGCATCATTTCTCTTTTAGTTGGCCctttcattttattttcctttttgcaCGCATAAGTGTGCAGTGGGATTTGACTAAAATACAATATGCACTTTAAGATTAAAGTCTGTTACACTTGGTCAACATATTATGTTCACCACATAACTAACAAGTATCTTAATACCTCAGGTATGTGTTGTGCGGTCTGTGCACCAGAGACCAATAACTGATGAGTACTCTATCAGTGGAACCACATTTGCTCCTGATGGATTTATATATGACGCCAGTGAAAATCAGGTACAATGATGTATTTCTCAGCTGTCACTAATTTGGTGATCATTATAGTGCAATGGCCTGAACCCTGTATTTTCATTTGTCTTAACAGCTGAAATTATTCCTTTTTGACTGCAGTACAAGAACACATTGTGTAAATGATACCAAATTACCAAACCCATGACACATGATCATGATTGTTACAATTCACTAGTCTTGTAGCCATTACTCTGCTAAGCTCAGCTTTACTAGGGAATGCCTTGCATTAGAGTAGAATGACAGAGTACGATGGTGCATAGCATAGCAACAATAGTACACAACTTTTGACTGAGATGTACAGCTCTACCCAGCTAGACAAATATTAGGCTCCCGTAGATGGATTAATTGTGTGACCAGCCATGTCAGTATATTAGCGACCTGCAGAACCCTTTGGGTTATTTTCGAGTGACCATGATGTCCCTTAGTGTGCAAAACATTGTACATGTGACATTTGGTTTAGGCACTAACTTTTCAGGCGGCTTTCATCTGTTGCAGCTGGAGTTTCCTCCTCAATCCCCATGTCTCCTTCATATAGCCATGTGTTCAGCTCTTTGCAATGAATCCACTTTACAGTACAATCCTGATAAAAAAAGTTATGAGAAAATTGGAGAGTCCACTGAAGTTGCTCTGCGAGTTCTGGTGGAGAAGGTCAGTTGTTAGTCATGGAATCTGCTTATCAGTGCACTTTTGATAGCTTTCATGGGAACTATCAATCTCAATTTTCATTTTGTTGATTGGTTAGGTCGGTCTTCCTGGTTTTGATTCGATGCCTTCAGCTCTGAACATGCTAACTAAGCATGAGCGTGCATCATACTGCAATCATTATTGGGAAAATCAGTTCAGAAAGGTTATATTTCTCTACTTGTCGGCATTTATATGTTGATCTCATATTCTGTGGCCCTGTATTTGCAGCTCCCTTTAAGAGTACCCCCTGCCCCTACCTTATGTCTACTACTCCCATTCATAAAGAACTTCCTTGATTATGCACTTGTTCTGCTAGCATATAAGTAGGCATTAAAACATCATCCTTCTGTTAGTTTTTCAAAAATATACAGCAGGTCTGATACTTTATGCAACTATGCAAGTACTTCCAAAGTTCTTGTGGTATCAGCAGCTGTTCCTCCCACATACTAGAAAATTTCAATTGTTTAATTATGTATTTGCGTAACTGTTAAGGTTTTCATCTTAAGTCATTATTTAGGTAAACTGCAGTTGACACTTGGATGGGATAGTATATGCAGTATCTATTACTGTATATTGCTCACACTTTGACTATACTGCCTGCCTATATGTGGAGAAACCATTTTGTATATGCTGTATAGTCTAACTGGGTGTGACTTATTTAACTTAAATTTCAATCCTATTTCTAGATTTGTATTATGATGTTCTTATGTTTCTTTCTTTCTGATTTATTCTTTAGATATCAGTTCTAGACTTTTCCCGAGATCGCAAAATGATGAGCGTCCTTTGCAGTCGAAAACAACAGGAGATTATGTTTTCAAAAGGTGCCCCTGAAAGTGTAATGGCAAGATGCACACATATATTGTGCAATGATGATGGGTCTTCTGTACCATTGACTATGGACATACGTAATGAGCTGGAAGCTAGATTTCAAAGGTCAGCCTTTCCACGTGTAGTTTTTAGGGTTATGAGGTTGCATGTTTCTTAATGGATGTGATTAAATTATTGAAGCATTCAATTCATATAGTCAGATTTAACAATAGAAAAAAGGTTAGCCTTTAAACCTACTTGTAGCTTTTGGGTCATGAGGTTGTATTTTCTTGATGGATGTGATCACAACATTGAAACATTCAGTTCATATAGGCAGATTTAACAATATAACTGACATTATTTCTGACGTGAAGGGACCTCGGTAATTTTGACCAAACTCTGCCACTAAGTTAGCACTTGGCAAtgtcatattgttgcatatgactTTTTTATTTTCTCTAAATATGCTTACTAATTTTTTTCCTACATCAAATGCTTTAGATGAATATGTTCAATGATCTCCGAATGTTTCAGTTTTGCAGGAAAGGATACCCTAAGGTGCCTAGCATTAGCATTAAAACGAATGCCAGAAGGCCAACAAAGTCTTTCCTATAATGATGAGGCAAATCTAACATTTATTGGACTGGTACGCTTTGTCACTCCTGCTGGTTCTGCTGTTCCTTCTTTAGTAGTCCCCTACGTTTTGTTCGCTCATTTTAATATGCTTTGCCTTTGTAGGCAGGTATGATTTATGTTAGGTAAGATAGCAGTGCCACTAATAATTGATGATGCAAATTCTTTTGCTACTGGTTCAGGTTGGGATGCTTGACCCTCCAAGAGATGAAGTTCACAGTGCTATCCATTCTTGTATGTCAGCAGGGATTCGTGTTATTGTTGTTACTGGGGATAACAAGGTTGGTGAACATATTTGTTTAGTTTTGCTCTAAGATCTTTTGATACTGCTGAGAATAAATATGTGCTATTTTAGTCCACTGCAGAATCTCTATGTCGGCAAATTGGTGCGTTTGAGCATTTAGATGACTTTACAGGGTATTCATATACAGCATCAGAATTTGAAGGGCTTCCTCCTTTGGAAAGGGCAAATGCATTGCGAAGGATGGTTCTGTTCTCCAGGTGATTTGAATATCATTACAACCTTGTTAAAGTTTAGGGCATAGCTACCCCTTGCTGAATGGGTAATGACATATCCCAGTTTATCTTGTAATGAGCTACATGCATTTAATAGAATGCAAAATAATGGAGCAGTATTCTACTGCATTAAAAATGTTTTTATTTTGCTATTGAGATCAGCCAGCTCATTGCTTATGAACTGGCTGTAGTGACATACACAAATAGTGCTGCCATAAGCAGTCGTAAGTTGATGCAATGGCCGAGATTGGAGTTGTGTTTTCCTATTATTAGTGTGGTTCCTTAGACTTGTTCCCATATTGAGTGCTTTGTTACTAGAGATATACTTCATCAGAAAAATATGGCATTCACCATCTCAATTTTGAACACTAATTATAGCTCCAGTCTATCACAACCTAGTGGCATGGAACATAATATATGCTTACTTACCTGTGGCAAGTGACTACATTGGACATCACAATAACCCAGACAAAAAAGTGGTAAAATGATTAAAACATGGACAGATGTATGGATTAATCACCATTCTTCTGGTTTTGTACTATTGATTGCCTTTTTATACCTGACTATTTTTACTGCAGAGTGGAACCTTCTCATAAGAAGATGCTTGTTGAAGCCTTGCAATCACATAATGAAGTGGTAAGCTTGTACCTGTTGATAAAGTTCCATTGAGCTCTTTAGTCTTCATGGTGATGGAACTTATTTAGTTGCTATGGAATTGATCATGGGGATTTATGCTTCACTTTCCACTTCATGCAATAATTCATTTTACGCAATAGTCATGTTCGTTTCTCATGCAAGGTTGCAATGACTGGTGATGGAGTCAATGATGCACCTGCCTTGAAAAAAGCAGACATAGGAATAGCTATGGGATCAGGAACTGCTGTTGCAAAGGTATTACTTTTTTAAACCGATGTTAAGGTATAACTGCTATATAGATTAGAAGTAAACAGGGACATTGGTATTCATTATCTTGAGAGTTTTGTTTCTTTCAAATATTTTTATTCAACTTCATGTTTTGGTTGCTTTTGTGGACCTTTTCGAATTTGACAACTTATGTTTACCTTTCTATTTCAGAGTGCTTCAGATATGGTATTGGCTGACGACAACTTCGCTACAATTGTTGCAGTAAGATTGTGATCTGACTGATTAACATCCAAATAAGACACAACCATTGGATCTTATTATGCTTCTTGTTTACTCAaacttattattattatcatttgcTCACAGGCTGTTGCAGAGGGAAGGGCCATATATAATAACACCAAGCAGTTTATTCGATACATGATTTCATCAAATATTGGGGAGGTAGTTTGTATTTTTGTGGCAGCGGTGCTTGGGATGCCTGACACACTTGTACCTGTGAGTAGAAACTCTTTCTTAGCTTCTATGTGTCTTGAGATGAACTATGTGGACTTATACAATCTATCATCTGTAGTTCAATAAGTATCGCAATCTTATATTTTGTTTTCGAATTAATGTGGCAAAAAAGTACAGTCATATGTGGCATGTTTATCTTGTCATTATATTTTGCCCCGTGCTTACTGCTGTATAATGTTTTTAACATGCATATTTCTGGACCTTCTTAATTTTGTAATTGGATGGAAAATCTGCTTACCTCTACTCCATCACTTTGTAGGTCCAGCTACTCTGGGTAAACCTTGTTACTGACGGGTTGCCTGCAACTGCAATTGGTTTTAACAAGCCTGATGGCAATATCATGGCAGTTAAGCCTCGTAAGGTAATATAAAAAGGGTGTTGTACCTGATGAGAGGGAACTTTCCATCTTGTCATCATTGGATGGAATATATATTACTTATACAAGGGCAGCCTAGGCTAATGGTACTATATTCATGTATCTATACCTAACAGTGATACATGTATCTTATACTCTTGTGGAACGGAGAGAGTACCTAACAGTGATTACGTGGTAGCTTGTTATTTTTTATAAACTAACGTACGTTTTAGGTTGTCCTCATTATTATTTTAATGTTTATACTGACTTCAGTTAAAATTGGTTTAGCGGTTGACTGTATTTGGATAGTGAGTAAATTCATGTAACTTGACAATGTAGCGGTTCTGACGTTATCAGGAATTCTAAAATCTTCTACCAACTGTGAGATAAAGCAAGTCCACAGCACAATGACCTTATGACAACCTCACTTGTCACTCTTAGAACTCGTTTGGCACATGAATATTCCTAAGTGATAATTGGATGCTGCAGTGGCCCAAATCCCTTTCTGTTAGTTTACTTGTGCACTATGCTATATGTTTATGTGTACACTGGATTCCTTGTTGCGTCCATGAGAACTGTTGACTTATTTCATTTTAACTACTATGTGGTAATTGCTTGGTACTTATCAAAAAGTGTGAATTGCTAAGTGAGTCGATTCAAGTAATAGCTATGATTTGAATTTTCTAGTTCGTCGCATTTATTAACATGCTCTTTCCTGCTGCATATTTGAATTGCAGGTGAACGAAGCTGTGGTCAGTGGATGGCTCTTTTTCCGCTATTTAGTCATTGGTGGTATGCACTAAAGTGCCCGTATTGACATTTGTTAGCTTTGCTTCTGGAATTATTGTTGTTTCTTATAGTTTTGTTAATGCAGCTTACGTTGGTCTTGCCACTATAGCGGGGTTCGTTTGGTGGTTTGTTTATTCTGAAGATGGTCCTAGATTATCATACTCTGAATTGGTAAGTTGGGAATTCAAACTCTTTCTACTTTTTACACTGTTAATTTTTGGTGTTTATTGGGAGGTCTGGAACAGCACAGCAGTAATACCTGTACCTGATAAACAGGGGTTACAACCCACCCAGAAGCTTATACTTGAAAAGATATTCCTGTAGACTGTAGTGCAGTACTGTATACTTCTTTTTCACTGATTATAAAATACCTCTGCTGTTGGCAACTGCTTGCCTATCTCATTGGGTTGGATTTTCCAGGAGATCTTGGTCTACATGCTTGAGTGAGTCCTGCCAAGAAatcttatactccctctgtaaagtaatataagaccttttagatcagTACTTTAGAAAACGGTCTTATGTTATTTTACAGAGGCAGTATTTGTTTTCCAAAAAGGAAAACGGTTGTAGCAAGCCCTAGTGTAAAATTTGCATATTGTAACAATATATATAGAAGATGTCGAAACCCTTTCTATATGATTTTTCCCAAATAGCACTGTGAGTAACATGGCATGTGATAATTGATGTGCATTTTAAGTTAATGAAACAACTCTTTTGTTCTGAGATCAGCTTATACAAAGAGATCCCTTTGTTGGGTCTCATGGTAGATTGGCTGGGCCGGTAATGGAGTTTCAAGCTGTCAATTCATATGGCTGTTTGCATGTACCCAGGGATTAAGAAAAATGATTACATATACATATAAAAAGTTCTGGCTCATAGTCATGTGGGAGCTGGTTAGGAATGGCCTTTCTCCTGGTCAGGTTTTATTGTAAATTCGAGCATCTAATTTGAGCTTGACTTGTTTCTCCTGGTTTGCTGGTCCATCGAAATTTTAAAAGAAATCAAACTTTGATCTGAATTCAAGGTGGTACATTCCTCTGGATCTTACTGCCATGGTTGGTTATTGCTTAGACTTTTACCCTTTCCTCACCACAGAATCATATTTCACTTGCATACTTGAATAGTTCAATTCTGTATGTTTGAGAGTTCTGAACGTGAAATCAGCAATAAATTTTTGTATGGTTCCTCACCCTCTCCATGCCTGCTTAACAATATTCCTTATGGTCTATTTTCCCCTTCTTTATTTTGCTTGAAGTTTCTTATTGTGGCTCTTGTTCAAACATTACTGATTCAGTAAGTTCTGAATATCTTTCTTTTCCTACTGCAGATCAATTTTGATTCATGTTCAACCAGGCAAACTTCATATCCTTGCAGCATCTTTGAGGATCGCCATCCATCAACTGTTTCAATGACTGTTCTTGTTGTTGTCGAGATGTTTAATGCCTTGAATAACCTAAGTGAAAATCAATCTCTACTGTAAGATCCCTTATCTCTCATCTCATTTTGAgcctcgtccccccccccccccccccccccccccccccgcgcatatAGCAGCACCCAATACCCATACCCCAATGTGCTACTTCTAATGAGCAGGAAACAGTTGGTTTAAATCTTGATATCTTGATAGATACACATGCATCTCTCCTGCATGATCTTGAAATTTCTTTCTCTGACACAGTGGCACTTGTCCTGCTTGTAATATTTGGTCTGCGTATGTAAATTAATTTGCATAACCTGAAATGATTTTTGGAACTTCCCTTGCATCAGTGTCATTCACCCATGGAGTAACCTATGGCTTGTTGGGTCAATCATTCTGAC from Triticum aestivum cultivar Chinese Spring chromosome 4A, IWGSC CS RefSeq v2.1, whole genome shotgun sequence harbors:
- the LOC123086989 gene encoding calcium-transporting ATPase 3, endoplasmic reticulum-type, which translates into the protein MEDAYAKSVSEVLQAFGVDRTKGLSDSQVEQHASLYGKNVLPQEESTPFWKLVLKQFDDLLVKILIAAAVVSFLLARLNGETGLTAFLEPSVIFMILAANAAVGVITETNAEKALEELRAYQADVATVLRNGCFSILPATELVPGDIVEVGVGCKVPADMRMVEMLSHQLRVDQAILTGESCSVAKELDSTSAMNAVYQDKTNILFSGTVVVAGRARAVVIGVGSNTAMGSIRDAMLRTEDEATPLKKKLDEFGTFLAKVIAGICLLVWVVNIGHFRDPSHGGFLRGAIHYFKVAVALAVAAIPEGLPAVVTTCLALGTKRMARLNAIVRSLPSVETLGCTTVICSDKTGTLTTNMMSVSKVCVVRSVHQRPITDEYSISGTTFAPDGFIYDASENQLEFPPQSPCLLHIAMCSALCNESTLQYNPDKKSYEKIGESTEVALRVLVEKVGLPGFDSMPSALNMLTKHERASYCNHYWENQFRKISVLDFSRDRKMMSVLCSRKQQEIMFSKGAPESVMARCTHILCNDDGSSVPLTMDIRNELEARFQSFAGKDTLRCLALALKRMPEGQQSLSYNDEANLTFIGLVGMLDPPRDEVHSAIHSCMSAGIRVIVVTGDNKSTAESLCRQIGAFEHLDDFTGYSYTASEFEGLPPLERANALRRMVLFSRVEPSHKKMLVEALQSHNEVVAMTGDGVNDAPALKKADIGIAMGSGTAVAKSASDMVLADDNFATIVAAVAEGRAIYNNTKQFIRYMISSNIGEVVCIFVAAVLGMPDTLVPVQLLWVNLVTDGLPATAIGFNKPDGNIMAVKPRKVNEAVVSGWLFFRYLVIGAYVGLATIAGFVWWFVYSEDGPRLSYSELINFDSCSTRQTSYPCSIFEDRHPSTVSMTVLVVVEMFNALNNLSENQSLLVIHPWSNLWLVGSIILTMLLHIAVLYTEPLSALFSVSPLTLAEWKVVLYLSFPVILIDEVLKFFSRRPRAWSFPLRLWRREMLPKEARDN